The sequence CCCCACGACCGCGGCGGCTACTTCGACTTCGCCACCGACCGCAGCGTCGACGTCCGCCAGGCGATGGTGGCGGCACTGCAGAGCCTGGGCATCGTGGTGAACACCGCTCACCACGAGGTCGCCGCCGGACAGCACGAGATCGACTTCAGCCACGCCCCGGCGCTGAAGTCGGCCGACGACGTGATCACCTTCCGCTACACCCTGAAGGCGATCGCGCAGCAGTCCGACCTGGTGGCCACCTTCATGCCCAAGCCCTTCGTCGGGCTCAACGGCAGCGGCATGCACGTCCACCAGAGCCTGCGCCGGATCGCCGACAACGAGAACGCCTTCTCCGACGGCCGCGACGAGTACGGCCTCAGCGAGACCGCGAAGCACTTCATCGCCGGCCAGCTCCACCACGCCGCCGGCATGTGCGCGGTGCTGGCCCCCCTGGTGAACTCCTACAAGCGTCTGGTGCGGGGATTCGAAGCGCCCGTGGTGGTCTCGTGGGCCCGTACCAACCGGGCCGCGCTGATCCGCATCCCCCACGTCACCCGCCGCCCCACCACCCGGGTGGAGCTGCGCAGCCCGGACCCCTCGTGCAACCCGTACCTCGCCTACGCGGTGATGCTCCGCTGCGGTCTGGACGGCATCAAACGGCGGCTCCCGCTGCCGCCTCCGGTCGAGGAGTCGCTCTACGGCTTCGACGACGTCGAGCTGGAGCGCCGCAACGTCGGCCTCCTGCCCGACAACCTGAAGGACGCCATCGACGCCTTCCGCCACGACGACGTGGTCCAGGACGCCCTGGGCGACCACCTCGCCGAGCGGCTCCTCGAGGCGAAGGCGCTCGAATGGCGCGAGTACCGGATGCAGGTGACTCCATGGGAGCTGGATCACTACCTCGACCTGGCCTAGACGAAGC is a genomic window of Candidatus Dormiibacterota bacterium containing:
- the glnA gene encoding type I glutamate--ammonia ligase, giving the protein MLAQAEAAGVRYVDLQFTDVMGAVKNVTIPADQLPDTIEHGTWFDGSSVESFARTAESDMFLVPDLETFRVLPWATPPTARLICWAHTPDGEPYPGDPRGALRRAIEMAREMDFEYRCGPEIEFFLLRHNGTGALEPLPHDRGGYFDFATDRSVDVRQAMVAALQSLGIVVNTAHHEVAAGQHEIDFSHAPALKSADDVITFRYTLKAIAQQSDLVATFMPKPFVGLNGSGMHVHQSLRRIADNENAFSDGRDEYGLSETAKHFIAGQLHHAAGMCAVLAPLVNSYKRLVRGFEAPVVVSWARTNRAALIRIPHVTRRPTTRVELRSPDPSCNPYLAYAVMLRCGLDGIKRRLPLPPPVEESLYGFDDVELERRNVGLLPDNLKDAIDAFRHDDVVQDALGDHLAERLLEAKALEWREYRMQVTPWELDHYLDLA